CCGCCCATCCTGGCGCAGGGCTCGTGACGGTACGCGACCGGGGCGGTCGAATCGCCCGGCAGACCGGTTCAAATCGGTCGGCAGGGCCATGACCACCCGCCGGAAAGGCCGATGGCCGGCCAGTGACACGGAGGTCACCGGCCGGCCACCACGATCAGGACCGGTCACCGCTCCCTGGGCGGGGCGGGCGGCGCTCCGCCAGGTGGGCCGTACCCGGGGGGCGGGGCGTACCCCGGCGGTGGCCCGTACCCGGAGGGCGGGGCGTACCCGGTTGGCGGCGGCGGGTAGCCGGGCGGCGGGGCGTAACCCGCGCCCGGCGACGGGTACGCGCCGGGGGACATCTGGTCGAGCAGTTCGTCCGGTACGTCAGCAGCCGCCCGGGCCGCCTCACGCCGGTACCGACGGCGGTTCCAGACGAGGAACACCACCAGCCCCAGCAGCAGCACCAGCACCACGGCGACACCGATGACCACCACCATGACCTGCTGGTCGCTGGGGCCGCCGCGGTCGCCATGCTGGGTGACGTCGAACTCCTCGTCCGCACCCCCGGTGCGGGCGGGGCCCGGGTCGGTCGCCGCGGCCGGATCGAGCAGCGGATTGGCGGTGACCGGCGGCACGTTCGCGGTCAGCGCGGCCACCGGGTCGATCACACCGAAGCCGTACTGCGGGTCCCGCCCGGATGGGCCGGCATCCCGGGACGTCCGGATGATCCGGTTGATCACGTTGGGAGCGTCGAGGTCCGGGTACTTCGCCCGGATCAACGCGGCGAGACCGGAGACGATCGCGGTGGAGTCGGAGGTGCCGTCGCCCCAGCCGTAACCCTGCTCGTTGGCGACGTTGTAGATGCCGTCGCCCGGAGCGGCGACCACCGCCTCCGGCCCCTGGACGGAGCCGGACCAGAACCTGCCGCCCCGAGTCGTCCCGGTCACTGCGATCACGCCCGGAGTGTTGGCAGGGCTGTCCACAACCTTGCTGCCCTTGGCGGTGTTGCCGGCCGCCGCGACCACCACTACGTCATGGTCCAAGGCGTACTTGATCGCGCTCTCCTCGGCAGGACTGGCCAGACCCGGACCACCAAAGGACATGTTGATCACCTTGGCGCCGCCGTCGACGGCCATCCGGATGCCGAGGGCCACCGCCGCGTCACTGTTGGTCCCGGTGCCCTTGCGCAACTTGATGGGCAGGATCTTCGCGCCGGGAGCGACGCCGTCCACACCGTCGCGGCTGGCGTTCGTCGCCGCGATGATGCCGGCCATGTGCGTGCCGTGCCCGTCCTCGTCGGCCCGGCCGTCTCCGGAGGCGCCGTAGCTGCGGTCACCGGGCAGCACCTGACCCCGCAGGTCCGAATGGGTGGCCTCGACGCCACTGTCGAGTAAGCCCACGACAACGCCACGCCCGGTCGAGATCTTGTGGGCCTGGTCGATCCGGAGCTCGTCCAGATACCACTGCTCGGCCCGCCGAGGCGCGGCGGCCGCCGGTTGGGCGGCCCCCACCACCAGGAACCCCGCCAGCAGGCAGGCGACTACCGGCCGAAGCGTTCCGACGTTCACCCTCATCCGTCCGTCCTCATCGAAGGATGCCCGGAGACGCCCCGTCACCGGGGCCCCACGGATCGTCGTCCTCAGTCAACCACGACGAGTGCTCGGAGCCGGTGCTGCCGCCCTGCCCGGCGCCACCCGCGCCGCCCATGCCGCCGCCCATCATCCCAGCGCCGCCGACTCCGGCACCGCCACGCGCGCCGCCCGCCATTCCGGCGCCACCGCCTGCGGCGGTGCGCAACGCATTGGCCGCGCTCGTCATCGGCGGCACCTTTCCGTTGCCGCCGCCCACCATGCCGGGGATGCCACCCACGCCGACCCCGGCGCCTGCGCCCAGGCCACCGCCTGCGCCGATCCCCCGGCCGCGCCAACGCCGGGGCCGCCCCCGAAACCACCGCCGGCGCCACCGAGACCGGCGCTACCGACTCCGCCGCCACCGATGCCACCGCCCAAGCCGCCGACGCCGCTCGGGGTAGCGCCAGCCAGACCGCTGGTGTAGCCCTCGTCGCCATCCGGGTAGCCCGGGTATCCCGAACCGGTCGGCGGGGTCGTGAGCTGGCCGGAGCCGCCGGGCGGTGACCCTTCGCCAAACTGACTGGAGGAGGGCGGGGAGAACGGGTCGACGGTGGACGTGGGACCGCCCGTTTCGCCGAGGCTCGGTGGTCTGCTGCCGATCGTGGGGCCACCACCGATGTCGGGCTTCCCGTCGAATCCCCCGCCATCACCAATGTCGGGCCGACCCGTAGGCGGAATCCGGGGGTCACGACGAATGTCGTCAGTGTCGCTTCGTCCATCCGGCGCGACCACGGTCAGCTTGGGACGCTCGGTATACACCGCCTGGGGCAGCGGCGCCATCGCCGTGTTCGCGGCCTGCTGGTTGTCCCGGTACCAGTTGTCCAGGTGGGACTTGGTGTCCCACCAGCCGCCCCGCTTGTCGTCGCCGGCCTGGCCGTCGACCTTCATGGTCGCTTCCAGGTCGTCGGCCTTGTCCCGGAACGCGCCGTCGGCGTACGAGGCGGGGTTGCTCTGGTAGTCCTGCCGCAGCGCGGCGAGGAACCCCGACGAACTCTCACCGTCGCGGGCATCGTCGAGCTCGGTGCCGTTGGGCAGGCTCCACTCGTTGAAGCCGAAGTCGTCCATCAGCGGGATCGGGATCGTGGAGACCGACTTGCGGATGTCGCCCTCGATCCGCGTCAACGCGCCACTGACGTTGGTCGCGTCGGTGATCAGATCCTCGATCTGCTTGCCGATCGTGCCCAGGTGCTCGCGGTACGCGTCGCCACCGCTGCCCTTCCAACCGGCGAGCATCCCGGGCAGGCCGCCGACGTGCGGGCGTTCCTGGCCCGTCGCGATCGGGCCGACGAACGATCGACCGACGAGCGCGTCCCGCAGTTGTTGCAGGCCGCTGGACAGATTGCTCCAGCCCGCTCCGACCGATCCGACCGTTTCCGGGTCCGCGGAGAGCGTCACCTCGCGGACGCACCGCTCCCAGGTTCCTCCAGCCATGACATCCCCCTCAGGCCGTGTACGGGTAGGTGGGTGCGCCGCTGGCAGTGGGCGGCGGCGCCGCCGATTCCAGCAGCCGCTCGATCTCCTTGCCGTTGGCGCCGTTACGCGCCTCGGTGTCGCGGAACGCCTTGGCGATCTCCTCGGTGCCCTCCTTGAGCGCGGTGAGCTTCTGGGAGAGCGTCGCGAGATGGGCCTCCATGTTGGCCGTGGACGTGGTCAGGGCCGCCCACTGCATGCGGGCGTCCTCGTAGGCGCCGAAGGGGGTGCCGTTCGGAACGGTCTGGGCGTTGTTGCTGTCGCCCTTCATCCGCTCCTTGATTCGTTCCATCTCGTAGCTGATCGTGTCGTCGACGTACTGCTTCAGCCGCTCGACGTACGCCGCGGCGGCGTCCAGATCCTCGACGCTGACGTGCAGATCGCCGGTGTTCGGCGGCGGGATGCTCCCCATGCGCTTCCTCCCCCGTTCCCGACCCGCCGGGTCGGTCCATGTCAGACGCAGCGTATCGAGTCTGACCTAGTCGGGGCAGCCCCAGCCACCACCATGCGGTACAGATGGCGGCCGATATCGGAAAGGCCCGGTGCGGGCGACAGCGCGGCGAAGCCCTAAAACGCCAACGGGCCCGCGGGACGCGGACCCGTTGGGCGACATGTCGGATGTGGAGGGTGGTGGGGCACCGTCACCGGCGCTGCCCGGAGGCAGCCCGGTCAGGGGTGCGAGTGGCCCGACGGAACCTTCATGCCATTGCCGGCCAGTGGGGTGAGCGGCAGCAGCTTCTTGCCGGTGGGGCCGATCTGGATCTCGGTGTCCATCGAGGGGCAGACGCCGCAGTCGAAGCAGGGCGTCCACCGGCAGTCGTCCTGCTCGAACTCGGTGACCGAGTCCTGCCAGTCCTGCCAGAGCCAGTCCTTGTCCAGGCCCGAGTCGAGGTGGTCCCAGGGCAGGACCTCCAACTCGTCGCGCTGACGGGTGGTGTACCAGTCGAGGTCCACCCCGAACGCGGGCAGCGTCTCGGCCGCCGCGTCCACCCAGCGCTGGTACGAGAAGTGCTCGCTCCACCCGTCGAACCGGCCGCCGTTCTCCCACACCTTGCGGATCACCGAACCGACCCGGCGGTCACCCCGGGAGAGCAGGCCCTCGATCAGCGACGGCTCGCCATCGTGGTAGCGGTAGCCGATGGCCCGGCCCAGCGAACGGTCGGAGTTGATCGCCTGCTTGAGGATCCTGAGTCGGTGGTCGATGACCTCCGGACGTTCCATGGCGGCCCACTGGAACGGGGTGTGCGGCTTCGGCACGAACCCGCCGATGGAGACCGTGCAGCGGATGTCCTTCGAGCCGGTGGCGGCCCGACCGGCCTTGATCACCTCGTGCGCCATGTCGGCGATCTCGAGGACGTCCTCGTCGGTCTCGGTGGGCAGGCCGCACATGAAGTAGAGCTTCACCTGCCGCCAGCCGTTGCTGTACGCGGTGACGACGGTGCGGATCAGGTCTTCCTTCGACACCATCTTGTTGATGACCTTGCGGATCCGTTCCGACCCGCCCTCGGGGGCGAAGGTCAGGCCGGTGCGCCGCCCGTTGCGGGACAGCTCCTGCGCGAGGTCGATGTTGAAGGCGTCCACCCGGGTCGACGGCAGCGACAGCGAGACGTTGGTGCCCTCGTACTGCTGGGCGAGGCCCGAGCACATGTCACCGATCTCGGAGTGGTCCGCCGAGGAGAGCGACAGCAGGCCCACCTCGGAGAAGCCGGAGAACTCCAGGCCCTCGCGGACCATCTGCCCGACCGTGGTGATCGACCGCTCCCGCACCGGCCGGGTGATCATGCCCGCCTGGCAGAACCGGCAGCCCCGGGTGCAGCCCCGGAAGATCTCCACCGCGTACCGCTCGTGCACCGTCTCGGCGAGCGGGACGAGGGGCTTCTTCGGGTACGGCCAGGCGTCCAGGTCCATGGTCGTGCGCTTGTGCACCCGGAACGGCACGTCCGCCCGGTTCGGCACGACCCGCTGGATCCGCCCGTCCGGCAGGTAGTCGACGTCGTAGAACCGCGGCACGTAGACGCTCTCGGTGCGGGCCAGCCGCAGCAGCAGCTCGTCGCGGCCGCCCGGGGAGCCCTCGGCCTTCCACTCCCGGACGATCGCGGTGATCTCCAGGACCGCTTCCTCGCCGTCGCCGAGCACTGCGGCGTCGATGAAGTCGGCGATCGGCTCCGGGTTGAACGCGGCGTGCCCGCCGGCCAGGATCACCGGGTCGGCGTCGGTGCGGTCGGCGGCCAGCATCGGGATGCCGGCCAGGTCGATCGCGGTGAGCATGTTGGTGTAACCCAGCTCGGTGGAGAAGGAGATGCCGAACACGTCGAAGTTACGGACCGCGCGGTGCGCGTCGACGGTGAACTGCGGCACGCCGTGCGTGCGCATCAGGGTCTCCAGGTCCGGCCAGACCGCGTACGTCCGTTCGGCGAGGGTGTCGGGCAGCTCGTTGAGCACCTCGTAGAGGATCTGCACGCCCTGGTTGGGCAGCCCCACCTCGTACGCGTCGGGATACATCAGCGCCCAGCGCACGGTCGCCGCGTCCCAGTCCTTGGTTACCGCGCCCAGCTCGCCCCCGACGTACTGGATGGGCTTGGAGACCTGGGGCAGCAGCGGCTCAAGCTGGGACCAGACCGACGGCTCCAGGTCGCGGCGCGGCGTCAGACCCGCCGAGCTGGAGTCGTCGCGAGAGTTGGTCGCGGCCGCGCGCGGCGTCGTGGACGGGGCAGTCATGATGCCCAAGGGTACGCGCCCACCCGGCGGTGACCGCGCGCACGCCCAATCGGCGGTGGTGGCGGCGCGGTACTAGCCTCGGACCGGCGCGAGAGGAGATTGCCGCGATGCCCGAGCCTCAGCCGGGAGCACAGCCGGCCGACGGGAGCACCCCGGGCGCGGAGCCGGACCGGGATCCGGCGGCCGCCGACGAGCCGACCTCCCCACCCGTACCGCCGGACCAGCCGGAACCCACGGCGCAGCCCACGGCTCCGGACCAACCGGAGCCGTCGGACCGGCCCGAGCCCGCCACCGCGCAGGCCCCCACGCCCAGGTGGAGCGGTTCGGCCCCGGTGCCGCCTCCGCCGCCGCGCCGACCCGCCTGGGGCGAGTCGGCCGAGCCGACCCCGCCACCGCCCGTGCCCGTCGGCCCGCCGGAGCACCAGACCCCGGTCGACCCGTGGGCCGGCGTGGACACCGGCGGCTGGGACCTGCCATCCGCCGAGCTACCACCGCTGCCCTCGACGATGCACTACCCGGCACCGCCGGCGACCCGGCAGTGGCCTGCCCCGCCCGCTCCCCCGGTCGGGCCGCACCCGGTGTCTCCGCCGGCTGCCCCGAGACCACCACAGGCCGCCGGGCCCGCGATGCCGGCCCGGCCGATGTCGCCGCCCGCGCCGCCGCCGACAGCACCACCGACGAAGATGCCGAAGCAGCGCCGGGGCCGGCGATCCGCCCCGCCACCGCTAGCGCCGCCATCGACGCCGCCGCCGGGCTGGCAGGCCCCCAAGGGGTACGTGCCGGTGCCGGTCCGCCGACGGCGCCGCTGGCCCTGGCTGCTGCTACTCACCCTGGCCTGCTGCTGCGGCTGCCCCGCCTACTACGGGTTCCCGATCTCGGCCCAGTACCCGGTGCAGGTGGCACTGCCCGCGCAGGTGAACGACCTGAGCCTGCGTCAGGACAAGCGCAGCGAGGCCGCCGCCCGGCAGTTGGAGGGCGAGGTACGCCAGGAGCACTGGCTGGCCGAGGACACCTTCGCCGGCGTCTACTCCACCTCCGCGGGCAAGCAGGTGACGGTCTTCGGTGGCACCGGATTCCGGCTGAGCCCGGAGTCGGACGCGGAGGCCGAGATCAGCCGGCTCACCGAGCGCTACGCGCTGGAAGCCGCCGAGAGTGTGGACACCGGTGTGCGGGGCAGACACGAGCGCTGCGCGGTGGGTCGACTCGACGGCAGCGACGTGGTGGTCTGCACCTCGGTCGACCACGGCAGCATCGCGACCGGCGTGTTCACCCGCCTCTCCGTCGCCGACAGCGCCACCCTGCTGAACACCCTGCGCAGCGAGATCGTCCAACCCAAGGCCTAACCCCAACCCCCAACCCCAACCCCCGACCGACGTCGATCAAGAGGTTTCGGTCAGTTCCAGCCCCGCCGATGACGCAAACTTCTTGATCACCGCGGGTGGGAACGGGGGTGGGGGTGGGGTGCGGTGGGGTGGGTGGGGGTCAGGCTTCGCGGGTTGGGTCTGGGTGGGCGCGCGGCGGGGCGTAGCGGGGTACGTACTCCTGGCCGGTGAGCTTCTGGATCTCGCTCATCAGCTCGTCGGTCATCTGCCGCAGAGAGGCGCGGTCGTCCGGCCGGCCGCTGAAGTCCAGTGGCTTGCCGAAGCGAACGGTGATCTTGGCAGTGCCGGGGCGGGGCACCCGGGCACCGATCGGCTGCGCCTTGTCCGTGCCGATCATGCCGACCGGAATGATCGGCACGCTGGCGGAGATCGCCAGCCGGGCAGCTCCGGTACGCCCCCGGTACAGCTTGCCGTCCGGCGAGCGAGTGCCCTCCGGGTAGACCACCACCAGGTCGCCGCCCTTCAGCGCCGGGATGGCCGCGTCGAACGCGGACAGCGCGGCCCGGCCGCCGGCCCGCTCGACCGGGATGGCGCCGAGACCAGTGAGGACGAACTTGGAGATCGCACCCTTCACACCGGTGCCCTTGAAATACTCCGACTTCGCCCAGAACGCCAGATGCCGGGGCACGACCGTGCCGAGGAACAGCTCGTCGGCCACCGAGAGATGGTTGCCGGCGAAGATCGCACCGCCGATCTCCGGCACGTGTTCCAGCCCCTCCACGGTCGGGCGGAACGCCAACCGCAGCGTGGGCGCCACGGTGAGCTTGCCGATGGTGTAGAGCAGGGGCACTGGTCCTCCGGCAGATGAGGTGCGAACAGGCGGTGTCACGGTAGCGGACGCCTCCACACCTCCCGGACTGAGGTGGGAAGGCGTCCGCTACCTGACGATGGTCCCTACACCCGGCGGACGGTGACCGTCACCCGCTCACCCTCGCCGACCTCCCCGGCGAAGCCGTCGAGGCCCTCGGCGAAGTCCACCGAGTCGGCCAGCACCTCCCCGGAGACGAAGTCGACGTACGCGGCCACTGCGGCACGCACCTCGTCGGAGGCCGACACCGACACCACGATCCGGTCCGAGACGTCCAGATCGGCGTCCCGTCGGGCCTGCTGCACCACCCGCACCACATCGCGGGCCAGCCCTTCGGCGGCCAGCTCCGGGGTGACCTCGGTGTCCAGCACCACCACGCCCTCACCGCCGGGCAGTGGCGCGGAGTGCTCGGCGTCGGCGGCGACCAGGCGCAGCTCGTACTCGCCCTCGGCCAGGGTGACGCCAGCGGCCACCGGGGCGCCGTCGACCAGCTCCCACTCGCCCGCCTTGACCGCCTTGATCACCTGCTGGACCTGCTTGCCGACCCGCGGGCCGAGCGCCCGGGGCACCACGGTCAGGACCTGCTCGCAGTACGCGGACAGCTCGGCGCTGAACTCCACCGCCTTCACGTTGACCTCGTCGGTGACCAGGTCGGCGAACGGTCGCAGCTGCTCCGCCGCCGGTGAGGCCACGGTCAGCTTGGACAGCGGCAGCCGTACCCGCAGCCCCTTGGCCTTGCGCAGCGACAGGGCCGCCGAGGCGACCGCCCGGGTGGCGTCCATCGCGGCGACCAGGTCATGGTCGGCCGGGAACTCGCTCGCCTCCGGCCAGTCGGTCAGGTGCACCGAACGCTCCCCGGTCAGCCCGCGCCAGATCTCCTCCGCGGTCAGCGGCGCGAGCGGCGCCACCACCCGGCAGAGCGTCTCCAGCACCGTCCAGAGCGTGTCGAAGGCGTTCGCGTCACCGGACCAGAACCGGTCCCGGGACCGACGCACGTACCAGTTGGTCAGCGCGTCCAGGTAGGACCGGACGGTGGCGCAGGCGCCGGAGATGTCGTACGCGTCCATCTGTGCGCCGACCGTCGACACCAGTTCGTTCGTCTTCGCCAGCACGTACCGGTCGAGCAGATGGGTGGAGTCGGTGCGTCGCCGCGCCTGGTGCCCGTCCGCGTTGGCGTAGAGCGTGAAGAAGTACCAGACGTTCCACAGCGGCAGCAGCACCTGCCGGACGGCGTCGCGGATGCCCGCCTCGGTCACCGCCATGTCGCCGCCGCGCAGCACCGGCGAGGACATCAGCATCCAGCGCATCGCGTCCGAGCCGTACGCGTCGAAGACGTGGTAGACGTCCGGGTAGTTGCGCAGGCTCTTGGACATCTTGCGCCCGTCCGAGCCGAGCAGGATGCCGTGGCTGAGGCAGTTGCGGAACGCCGGCCGGTCGAACAGCGCGGTGGCCAGCACGTGCATGGTGTAGAACCAGCCGCGGGTCTGCCCGATGTACTCGACGATGAAGTCACCCGGGTAGTGGTGCTCGAACCAGTCCGCGTTCTCGAACGGGTAGTGCACCTGGGCGAACGGCATCGACCCGGACTCGAACCAGCAGTCCAGCACCTCCGGCACCCGGCGCATCATCGACTGACCGGTCGGGTCGTCCGGGTTGGGGCGGACCAGGTCGTCCACCGCCGGCCGGTGCAGGTCGGTCAGGCGTACGCCGAAGTCC
The window above is part of the Micromonospora sp. LH3U1 genome. Proteins encoded here:
- the mycP gene encoding type VII secretion-associated serine protease mycosin; translation: MRVNVGTLRPVVACLLAGFLVVGAAQPAAAAPRRAEQWYLDELRIDQAHKISTGRGVVVGLLDSGVEATHSDLRGQVLPGDRSYGASGDGRADEDGHGTHMAGIIAATNASRDGVDGVAPGAKILPIKLRKGTGTNSDAAVALGIRMAVDGGAKVINMSFGGPGLASPAEESAIKYALDHDVVVVAAAGNTAKGSKVVDSPANTPGVIAVTGTTRGGRFWSGSVQGPEAVVAAPGDGIYNVANEQGYGWGDGTSDSTAIVSGLAALIRAKYPDLDAPNVINRIIRTSRDAGPSGRDPQYGFGVIDPVAALTANVPPVTANPLLDPAAATDPGPARTGGADEEFDVTQHGDRGGPSDQQVMVVVIGVAVVLVLLLGLVVFLVWNRRRYRREAARAAADVPDELLDQMSPGAYPSPGAGYAPPPGYPPPPTGYAPPSGYGPPPGYAPPPGYGPPGGAPPAPPRER
- a CDS encoding TIGR03960 family B12-binding radical SAM protein — its product is MTAPSTTPRAAATNSRDDSSSAGLTPRRDLEPSVWSQLEPLLPQVSKPIQYVGGELGAVTKDWDAATVRWALMYPDAYEVGLPNQGVQILYEVLNELPDTLAERTYAVWPDLETLMRTHGVPQFTVDAHRAVRNFDVFGISFSTELGYTNMLTAIDLAGIPMLAADRTDADPVILAGGHAAFNPEPIADFIDAAVLGDGEEAVLEITAIVREWKAEGSPGGRDELLLRLARTESVYVPRFYDVDYLPDGRIQRVVPNRADVPFRVHKRTTMDLDAWPYPKKPLVPLAETVHERYAVEIFRGCTRGCRFCQAGMITRPVRERSITTVGQMVREGLEFSGFSEVGLLSLSSADHSEIGDMCSGLAQQYEGTNVSLSLPSTRVDAFNIDLAQELSRNGRRTGLTFAPEGGSERIRKVINKMVSKEDLIRTVVTAYSNGWRQVKLYFMCGLPTETDEDVLEIADMAHEVIKAGRAATGSKDIRCTVSIGGFVPKPHTPFQWAAMERPEVIDHRLRILKQAINSDRSLGRAIGYRYHDGEPSLIEGLLSRGDRRVGSVIRKVWENGGRFDGWSEHFSYQRWVDAAAETLPAFGVDLDWYTTRQRDELEVLPWDHLDSGLDKDWLWQDWQDSVTEFEQDDCRWTPCFDCGVCPSMDTEIQIGPTGKKLLPLTPLAGNGMKVPSGHSHP
- a CDS encoding lysophospholipid acyltransferase family protein; the encoded protein is MPLLYTIGKLTVAPTLRLAFRPTVEGLEHVPEIGGAIFAGNHLSVADELFLGTVVPRHLAFWAKSEYFKGTGVKGAISKFVLTGLGAIPVERAGGRAALSAFDAAIPALKGGDLVVVYPEGTRSPDGKLYRGRTGAARLAISASVPIIPVGMIGTDKAQPIGARVPRPGTAKITVRFGKPLDFSGRPDDRASLRQMTDELMSEIQKLTGQEYVPRYAPPRAHPDPTREA
- the ileS gene encoding isoleucine--tRNA ligase codes for the protein MAYPLHDPTAAGVPASPDLPAVERRVLEHWTADKTFEASVEARPAGDDGKNEYVFYDGPPFANGLPHYGHLFTGYVKDVVPRYQTMRGRHVERRFGWDCHGLPAEVVAEKQLGITSKAEIIDLGVARFNEACRASVLEFTQDWERYINRQARWVDFANDYKTLDLDYMESVMWAFKTLHDKGLIYEGFRVLAYCWRCETPLSNTETRMDDVYRDRHDPTLSVWFGLTADESAPELVRGPVKLGVWTTTPWTLPSNLALAVGPDIEYAVLERDGQRYVVGAARLAAYAKELDGYEQVGTVYGRDLVGRRYTPLYDFLVEQAGENAYQVLGAEFVTTEDGTGIVHLAPAFGEDDQNVCNAAGIPTIVTVDDHTRFTALVPPYQGEQVFDVNKPVIRELKERGVVLKQDTYTHSYPHCWRCDTPLVYKAVSSWFVAVTTFRDRMVELNQEINWTPGHIKDGSFGKWLANARDWSISRNRFWGSPIPAWKSDDPNYPRLDVYGSLAEIERDFGVRLTDLHRPAVDDLVRPNPDDPTGQSMMRRVPEVLDCWFESGSMPFAQVHYPFENADWFEHHYPGDFIVEYIGQTRGWFYTMHVLATALFDRPAFRNCLSHGILLGSDGRKMSKSLRNYPDVYHVFDAYGSDAMRWMLMSSPVLRGGDMAVTEAGIRDAVRQVLLPLWNVWYFFTLYANADGHQARRRTDSTHLLDRYVLAKTNELVSTVGAQMDAYDISGACATVRSYLDALTNWYVRRSRDRFWSGDANAFDTLWTVLETLCRVVAPLAPLTAEEIWRGLTGERSVHLTDWPEASEFPADHDLVAAMDATRAVASAALSLRKAKGLRVRLPLSKLTVASPAAEQLRPFADLVTDEVNVKAVEFSAELSAYCEQVLTVVPRALGPRVGKQVQQVIKAVKAGEWELVDGAPVAAGVTLAEGEYELRLVAADAEHSAPLPGGEGVVVLDTEVTPELAAEGLARDVVRVVQQARRDADLDVSDRIVVSVSASDEVRAAVAAYVDFVSGEVLADSVDFAEGLDGFAGEVGEGERVTVTVRRV